Proteins from a single region of Pyxidicoccus trucidator:
- a CDS encoding YciI family protein, with translation MLYAVLCYNDEKAVGSWSKEEDDATMARLEAVNAKLAEEGRLGPVVRLMPTKAARTLRKGREAYVTDGPFAETKEQILGFYVIDCETPEAAEAFAKELSVANPGTGCYELRPIAYFRPGELK, from the coding sequence ATGCTCTACGCTGTCCTCTGCTACAACGATGAAAAGGCCGTCGGCTCCTGGTCCAAGGAGGAGGACGACGCGACCATGGCCCGGCTCGAGGCCGTGAATGCGAAGCTCGCCGAGGAGGGCCGGCTCGGGCCCGTTGTCCGGCTGATGCCGACGAAGGCGGCCCGGACGCTCCGGAAGGGCCGCGAGGCCTACGTGACGGACGGGCCGTTCGCGGAGACGAAGGAGCAGATTCTCGGCTTCTACGTCATCGACTGCGAGACGCCCGAGGCCGCGGAGGCGTTCGCGAAGGAGCTGTCCGTCGCGAACCCTGGGACGGGGTGCTACGAGCTTCGCCCCATCGCCTACTTCCGTCCCGGCGAGCTGAAGTAG
- a CDS encoding efflux RND transporter permease subunit: protein MDEKRWSERFEGAMGRLAARNHRRPFQALLLTLALTVAGIFCARTLTLSADFVGLLPKNFPSVQDIDKLRKRFGGQGNVVVVGMGAEPEALKRFADDLAPKLAALPEIRYVTQQRPRSFFEEHALYYVDVPDLKVIQERIDARIAWEKEQANPLFVRLDDAPPPSVDFSDIEQKYSGSANQRLSGQGDLYYLDTTERMVVVMAKPRGSAADLDYSKVVVGQVEEFLAKQDLSKYGPGFKTAVTGTYKKKIDQQRVIVQDLASASTLAMVLLLAYLAFHFRSALAVGLTMAPVLAGLGWTYGFVGLAYGQVNLLTGFLAAVLGGLGVEHGIHLLGRYLHLRGEGETSEAAIAESFRHTGFSALIAAMVAALTFLSLAMSEFRAFREFGIIAAVGMLVSIFAYLLILPALLGLASRFGWAPRVHQGASGPLGLLARWLPRSYRGVGLVVGVGVLALVSQAPRVSFNYDSRTLEDYKQASAVLDQKVNNILGYSQTPVVVLTDSLEMEREVVRQLEARKAARGKESTIDFVNALEDLVPGQQAEKQAILQSIAAKLGKLDPERLPEDSRASLLRALHMAAAKPFTEAELPVGVRHQFESLDGSTGGAVLVYAGGGVSLSDGEGTRRFAKEVRGLQMPDGSQVSAAGEALILADILDMVAREGPRILVAAVLSVLGAMWLTLGRLRTALICMLPTLLSVVGLVGLMSVLGLQFNYLNIMVLPVLIGTTVDAGVHLVQRLGEPGADFISVYGETGRAITGGLLTSAIGFVALILAKHPGLNSIGDLANLGFGINLVVVLLGFPSLLLMVERWRRRHGTTPETPEEPAPEA, encoded by the coding sequence ATGGATGAGAAGCGTTGGTCGGAGCGGTTCGAGGGGGCGATGGGGCGCCTGGCCGCGCGCAACCACCGGAGGCCCTTCCAGGCGCTGCTGTTGACGCTGGCGCTGACGGTGGCGGGCATCTTCTGCGCGAGGACGCTGACGCTGAGCGCGGACTTCGTCGGCCTGCTGCCCAAGAACTTCCCGAGCGTCCAGGACATCGACAAGCTGCGCAAGCGCTTCGGTGGCCAGGGCAACGTGGTGGTGGTGGGCATGGGCGCGGAGCCCGAGGCCCTCAAGCGCTTCGCGGATGACCTGGCGCCCAAGCTCGCGGCGCTGCCGGAGATCCGCTACGTGACGCAGCAGCGGCCCCGCTCCTTCTTCGAAGAGCATGCGCTGTACTACGTGGACGTTCCGGACCTGAAGGTCATCCAGGAGCGCATCGACGCGCGCATCGCCTGGGAGAAGGAGCAGGCCAACCCGCTCTTCGTGCGGCTGGACGACGCGCCGCCGCCGTCGGTGGACTTCTCCGACATCGAGCAGAAGTACTCCGGCAGCGCCAACCAGCGCCTCTCCGGGCAGGGAGACCTCTACTACCTGGACACCACCGAGCGCATGGTGGTGGTGATGGCGAAGCCCCGGGGCAGCGCCGCGGACCTGGACTACTCGAAGGTGGTGGTGGGGCAGGTGGAGGAGTTCCTGGCGAAGCAGGACCTGTCGAAGTACGGGCCGGGCTTCAAGACGGCGGTGACGGGCACCTACAAGAAGAAGATCGACCAGCAGCGCGTCATCGTGCAGGACCTGGCGAGCGCGTCCACGCTGGCCATGGTGCTGCTGCTGGCGTACCTGGCCTTCCACTTCCGCAGCGCGCTGGCGGTGGGCCTCACCATGGCGCCGGTGCTGGCGGGCCTGGGGTGGACGTACGGCTTCGTGGGCCTGGCGTACGGGCAGGTGAACCTCCTGACGGGCTTCCTGGCGGCGGTGCTGGGCGGCCTGGGCGTGGAGCACGGCATCCACCTGTTGGGGCGCTACCTGCACCTGCGCGGAGAGGGCGAGACGTCCGAGGCGGCCATCGCCGAGTCCTTCCGGCACACCGGCTTCTCCGCGCTCATCGCGGCCATGGTGGCGGCGCTGACGTTCCTCAGCCTGGCCATGTCCGAGTTCCGAGCGTTCCGTGAGTTCGGAATCATCGCGGCGGTGGGCATGCTGGTGAGCATCTTCGCGTACCTGCTCATCCTCCCCGCGCTGCTGGGGCTGGCGTCGCGCTTCGGCTGGGCGCCGCGGGTGCACCAGGGCGCGTCGGGGCCGCTGGGGCTGCTGGCGCGGTGGCTGCCGCGCTCGTACCGGGGCGTGGGGCTGGTGGTGGGCGTGGGCGTGCTGGCGCTCGTGTCGCAGGCGCCCCGCGTGTCGTTCAACTACGACTCGCGCACGCTGGAGGACTACAAGCAGGCGTCGGCGGTGCTGGACCAGAAGGTGAACAACATCCTGGGCTACTCGCAGACGCCGGTGGTGGTGCTGACGGACTCGCTGGAGATGGAGCGCGAGGTGGTGCGCCAGCTGGAGGCGCGCAAGGCGGCGCGGGGCAAGGAGTCCACCATCGACTTCGTGAACGCGCTGGAGGACCTGGTGCCCGGGCAGCAGGCGGAGAAGCAGGCCATCCTCCAGTCGATTGCGGCGAAGCTGGGCAAGCTGGACCCGGAGCGGCTGCCGGAGGACTCGCGTGCCTCGCTGCTGCGGGCGCTGCACATGGCGGCGGCGAAGCCCTTCACGGAAGCGGAGCTGCCGGTGGGCGTGCGGCACCAGTTCGAGAGCCTGGACGGGAGCACGGGCGGCGCGGTGCTGGTGTACGCGGGCGGCGGGGTGAGCCTGTCGGACGGCGAGGGCACGCGGCGCTTCGCGAAGGAGGTGCGCGGCCTGCAGATGCCGGACGGCAGCCAGGTGTCCGCGGCGGGTGAGGCGCTCATCCTGGCGGACATCCTGGACATGGTGGCTCGCGAGGGCCCGCGCATCCTCGTGGCGGCGGTGCTGAGCGTGCTGGGGGCGATGTGGCTGACGCTGGGCCGGCTGCGCACGGCGCTCATCTGCATGCTGCCCACGCTGCTGTCCGTCGTCGGGCTGGTGGGCCTGATGTCGGTGCTGGGCCTGCAGTTCAACTACCTGAACATCATGGTGCTGCCGGTGCTGATTGGCACCACGGTGGACGCGGGCGTGCACCTGGTGCAGCGGCTGGGCGAGCCGGGCGCGGACTTCATCTCCGTGTACGGGGAGACGGGCCGGGCGATTACCGGCGGCCTGCTGACGAGCGCGATTGGCTTCGTGGCGCTGATTCTCGCGAAGCACCCGGGCCTCAACTCGATTGGCGACCTGGCCAACCTGGGCTTCGGCATCAACCTGGTCGTCGTGCTGCTGGGCTTCCCGTCGCTGCTGCTGATGGTGGAGCGCTGGCGCCGCCGGCACGGGACGACGCCGGAGACGCCCGAGGAGCCCGCGCCGGAGGCGTGA